The Oceanispirochaeta sp. M1 genome segment TTGTTTCCTGAAGGCGGGATAAATCTTCATCCATCCAGACTACCCGACTTACGAGGACCTTCTCCTCTGAACAGCATTATTTTGAGAGGAGATGAAGAGGGTGCAATAACAGTTCAAACTCTGGCAAAGGAGATGGACAGCGGTGATATCCTTCTTCAGAAATCTCTGATAATTGATGAGAGAGAGACAGCTGAAACACTGACTGAACGTGTCGCTCTTGAGGGTGGATACTGTCTCATTGAGGTCCTTAAGGGACTGGAGGACGGTTCAATCGTTCCCAGGGCGCAGGATCACAGCAAAGCCACATTCTGCAGTCTCATCGGTAAAAATGATGGACTGATGGACTGGTCCCTTTCTGCCGCAGAACTGGATAGAGTTGTCAGGGGATACACCCCCTGGCCCCACGGATTCACATTCTGGAATGGACTCCGTCTGAATATTATTGAAGCCCATCCCTATACGAAAGAAGCCTCAGGCACAGTGCCCGGCGAGGTGACAGGTATGGACAAAAAAGAAGGAATTCTGATACAAACTGGTGAAGGTATTCTGGCAGTCAGCCGCCTTCAATTGCAGTCAAAAAAAGCCATGGACTATAAATCTTTTCTAAACGGATCTAAAGATTTTATAGCTTCAGTACTGGGAGCAGAACATGATCTCGAAAATTAAAAGCTTAATCAAGCCACCTGTGCGTGATTCATTTCAAGGGAAAACAGATCTGGAAAGCAGGGATGAAAAGAATTTCTTCCGTATGGCTCTCGGGATTATCCTGGGAACTTTACTAGTCCTGTTTTTCTCATTTATGATTACATTCTTTGTTTCTGTACGGGGTGCAGAACAGACTCTTGTTCCCAATGTTACAGGTGAATATCTTATTGACGGTCTGATTAATCTGCAGGAGAAAGAACTCTATCCCCGTATTCAGGTTCGCTATACCGAAGACCCTCTTGAAAAAGATCATATCATTTCTCAGGACCCCAAGGCCGGCAGTGTTGTCCGCGCCGGTAAAAGGATTAAGTTGACCATAAGCAAGGGTGCTGTTGTCGACAAGGTTGGAAGTTATACTGGGCTGAATCTGTCCGATGTAAAGACTCAGCTGCAGACACTTTTTGCTTCCTATAAGCCTCTTATGGTTATTAAAGAACCTGTTGTGTTTGTCTTTGATGATGCTACGGCGGGAACCATTCTTGAGCAGGAGCCAATTGCAGATACACCCCTTACCGGTCTGACTGAACTTATATTTGTAGTAAGCCGTGGTCCCGTTGGAAAAAAATATAATATTGATGATTTTACAGAACTGAGATGGATGGATGCTGTGAACAGACTCGTTCGTTCAAATCAGCCCTTTGTTTTCACTCTGTCAGAAGATGAACCGGGGAATAATTCTGTAGTCCTCAAACAAGTGCCCGCCTCCGGTAAAACTGTTATGGCCGGTACCAGGATTAACCTGACAATTTCCACTCCTAAAAAGCTTGCCCGTGATGAGGGTTTCGGAATGATTGAACTGACCCTTCCCGATTATCCTGTTTCTGTTGATCTGACTGTTGAGCGTACCGAAACAGCCGGCAGGGCTGAAACTATAATGGAGATGAAACACCCGGGTGGTCGGTTCTCAATGCCATATAGAGAAAAAATCGGTACAGAAATAACCGTGAAAATATATGATGAGGTGGTTAAGAAAATTACTGTAGAGTAATTAACTTCTATCAGATAAGAGCAGCCTCCAGCAGGTTGCTTTTATTATTTATAAAGCGGAGCATTCTCTCCTGTATTCCGTCAAAGAACTCTTTTTCCAGTTTTGAGGCGTTCTCACCGATGTAGCGGAAATGCCAGCTTTCCCATACATAGCCTGTGTAGGATTCCATTCCTTCGGGATAACTCATTGAGAAACCGTAAAGCCATGCATTCTCCTTCACCCATTTTCCAGCTGCTGTAAGGGCAAAGGAGTCATCGATACTGCCGAAGTCTATTGCTGTTCCCAACTGATGCTGAGATTTTCCAGGCCGGGCCGAATAGCGGTCTGCCGCTTCCTGTCCGTCTCTCTCTACATAACGATTATACAGACCTTCCTGATATTCGAAAGAACGGTAGGAGGAGGAGATTATCAGATCAATATCTTCCTGTTCAGCTTTTTCAACCATAGCAAGAAGTGAAGGCAGTGTTGCAGCTCTGAGTCGATGTCCCGATCTCGAAAGAAGAAGTTGATCCTTATACTCGTCAAGGGATACCAGATCTTCGGGAACACCTTCTCTGTTCAGACTCTGCTCTTTATTTACAAGTACTGTCAGGTCGGAATTCCAGGGATGAACATCCAGTATAAGCTGAAGAAAATATTCGGATCTCTCTTTAATATTTCTATTCACTGATTCCGGCAGACCTGAGCAAAGTTCTGATAAATCATCTTCTGTCAGATTGAAAGCAGGATGGAGGAGGCGGGGTGTTTCAAGCTCTGATTCAACTTCCACAGGAAGCTCCTCTGATATTTTTTTACTGCATCCTGTAAAAGCCAGGAGTAGAATACTTAGAATTACAATGGTATTTCGCATAATTGCAGTATCATCCCCACCCAAAAAAAAGTCAATTATTCCCAGTTAAAATGACAACCCAATTCTTTTGATGTATAATCCGGTTGTGGAGAACTTTACCCTACAGATTGAATCAGCCCGTTCTCTGATGAAGGATGGGCAGTATAGAAAGGCCTTTGATCTCATAGTCAATCAGGATGTACAGAGCCTTCCCGACCTACTCGGGAAAATTGAATGTCTGGTTGATATCGGATTTGTTCTCAGGGACGAGAAGATTCTCCGTTACAGTCTCTATCTTCTTGAAAAGCACGGCAGTGAAGTTCTTGAAGTTGCCGACCTGGCTCCCAGGTATTTTCTTAATCTTGGTCATCAGTATGCCAATATGGTAACTCTCTCATCCTTCGGGGATGAGCATTACGGTTTTTTTAAAAGAGTGGAGCAGGTCAAGGCAAGATCATTTTATGAAAAAGTTCTCAGTTATGACAGTGTTTCCGATGAGATCGCCTTTGAAGCATACAAGGGTCTGGGACAGATGTACCAGAGTTCCGGAAGAGGTCTGGAAGCTCTGTCTGAATATCAGAAAGCCCTGAAACTCAAACCTGCAAGCCGAGAAATCCTGCATGAAAAAATTCGTCTGATGCTTGAGTATTCCATTCCTTCTCTCCCCAACAGGGAGGAGTTCTTACAGGAAGCCTGGGCTCTGATGGAAAAGAGCATCAGCTATAGAGAAGAAGAGGATGATCAGGAAGATGTCATTCTGAAAACCAGACTTCTCAACTGCGGTATTCAGCGGCATATCCTTGAGACTCCCGGAGAATACCCGATTCGTTCTGTTATTACTAATTCCGAGGAAGAACACTTTTTTACCAAGTTCTGTGTGACAAACAGTCTTTATCTGAATCTCTGCACCTTCTGCAGAAAATGTGATTTCACCATGGGAGACACCATGGCCCTCAGCAGTTCAAGTCTGACAATTATGCAGGGTCAGAAAAAAAGATTTGTCAGACTGCGGGATATTTATGAGCAGCTTCAGAGAAAATATACTTCCGGCCGCTATATTCTCAGTGATACACTGAACAGCGGTCGTCATAAGGAGTATCTTCACAGAGTTTTTACCGAAGATGATTCTATAAAGACTAAAGATCAAAGTAGCGATTTTTTTCAGCTTGCATCCGCATTTCAAACTGCCTGGTCTTTATGGGATCTTGCTGCAGAGTTCATCTCTGTATACTGGGATCTTGAACCATCATCGGATATTCATACTCTCTTTTATAAAGGAAAGGAAATCCGTGAAGAGTGGTATAGTAGAACAAGTCCTTCCCTTCATTCTATTTTCGATCTCTACAGTGATTGTCTTGTTGGAAAAGACAAATCCCTTTCAGTCACACAGAACATATTGCACGGAGGAAGTTCAGACTGGAATAAACTGAATACTGCGGATCTGAAACAGTACTGTATTCTATTATTCAGACAGATGAATCGAGTTATTCAATATCTGGGAATTATGCATGAGAGAAATGAATATTCCAGTGCCGACTGGGATTTTCCAAGACCTCTTTATAATTTTGTTATTATAAAAGAGGACATAAACAGTAAATAGTTGTACAGTTATATTAAGCAGAAATGATTAACTTAAATGGAGGCTGAGAAGTGAGGACCTTTGGTAGTAGTACTGAAACTCATCGGGTATTTCATCTTGGAACAGAATGCTATATTCTCTATCTCGGAAGCGATCAGGACGATGATGATCCGTTCATTCGAATCGGGAATACCCCCGACCTTCCCGATCTGCTGCACAAGATAACTTCGAAGATTATTCTGACTTCTTCTTATACTGGAAATCCTTTTCTGGAAGTTCAGTATGCAAGACGACACAAGCTTTCCTATCTTGGGGATGTGGACATAATTGAACACTTCAGAAAATTCTTTCAGGGTCTCCAGCTTCCTGCCAGAGAATTGAATGATTACCGGCAGGTAAAGACAAGAGAAAACAGACATACCCTTTATTTTTATAACAATGGGAATATTCATCTTAATTTTGATGAAACCCTTTTGTTTGATCTCCATAAAAGAGAGCAGAAGGATCTTCACAGTTATCAGCTCTGCGATAGTGTTAAAGCACTTTTCCTTAAAAATCCTCTCCGCTATACAAGAGAAGAATTAAATAGATCAGGTTTCTTTATTTCTGAAAACGGCAAATTTTATCTAATACATAAAAACTGGATATCTCTGGATCTTGAGGATCAGTATTTTGCTTCTCTTGCATCACAGGGTATTGATCCGGATGAAGTTAATTCTGTCTTTACTCATTTATCAGAACAGGAAATGGGGCAACCTGAAAGGGAAGCATTAGTTCAGATAATTAAAAGAAGAACTCTCCGTAATAAGAATGTCACTGTCCTGACTACAAAAAAAGATATTACAGATCATCTTCTCCATCTGTTTCCAGACGGCCAGAATACTACCGCCGTTCGTCCCTTTCTGATGGAAGCGGGGCAGGAACTTATAGAGAGAGGGATGACCGCAGTTGTTAAAGAGAATACTCTGAGCATTCAGTTCGCTGCAAAAGAGAATCTGATTATTCCCTACAGCTCTTCAGGCAATGGCGTACCGCGCTGGGCCGGATGGCATATCTCACTTGATAGAAAAACTCTGACTCATAGAACTGATGAAGGTGTAGAGACAGAGCTTAAAACTCTTAAAGGTTTTCCCCTTCTCCTTGAAAGCACAGTACCTCTGGGAGCTGCCCTTGTAAGCAAATATCTAACTTTTCTGCATACCTACCTTGAAACCTGGGAAGGCCGGGATTCCTGGACAGCACTCTATGATCTGGAGGATCTGACCAATAGTATTCTGGAGGGAACAAAGGTTAATGGAGCAGGCAATGTTCCGGATATCAAGGCAATAACTCCCGGTCTAGAGTATATCTTCCTTCACAATGTAATAGAAATTTTGAAACAGCATGCACGTCCTCAACCGGAAACAATGATTGGTCATCTCAGTAGAATGATAGAGAATCTTTCTGATCCTTCACCTCTGATGCCGGTACTTGGAGATCTTTTTACAGGAAAGAACGGACCCTTTATTTTATACAGGATCAGCAGCAGTAAATTAAATCCTCATAATTTCAGAAAAGCCGAAGAAATCAGTGAACAGATGAAACAGCTTCAGACTCCTGATGTCAGAAAGTTTAAGAGTGAGAAGAAACGTCTTCAGGATCT includes the following:
- the fmt gene encoding methionyl-tRNA formyltransferase, encoding MRVIFAGTPEIAVPSLRAVAGEHEIVAVLTNPDRAKGRGKKMHFSPVKEAAIQLGLNVLQPQKLNAEFRETAAALKPDILICIAYGKIFGPAFLALFPEGGINLHPSRLPDLRGPSPLNSIILRGDEEGAITVQTLAKEMDSGDILLQKSLIIDERETAETLTERVALEGGYCLIEVLKGLEDGSIVPRAQDHSKATFCSLIGKNDGLMDWSLSAAELDRVVRGYTPWPHGFTFWNGLRLNIIEAHPYTKEASGTVPGEVTGMDKKEGILIQTGEGILAVSRLQLQSKKAMDYKSFLNGSKDFIASVLGAEHDLEN
- a CDS encoding PASTA domain-containing protein; the protein is MISKIKSLIKPPVRDSFQGKTDLESRDEKNFFRMALGIILGTLLVLFFSFMITFFVSVRGAEQTLVPNVTGEYLIDGLINLQEKELYPRIQVRYTEDPLEKDHIISQDPKAGSVVRAGKRIKLTISKGAVVDKVGSYTGLNLSDVKTQLQTLFASYKPLMVIKEPVVFVFDDATAGTILEQEPIADTPLTGLTELIFVVSRGPVGKKYNIDDFTELRWMDAVNRLVRSNQPFVFTLSEDEPGNNSVVLKQVPASGKTVMAGTRINLTISTPKKLARDEGFGMIELTLPDYPVSVDLTVERTETAGRAETIMEMKHPGGRFSMPYREKIGTEITVKIYDEVVKKITVE
- a CDS encoding M15 family metallopeptidase — its product is MRNTIVILSILLLAFTGCSKKISEELPVEVESELETPRLLHPAFNLTEDDLSELCSGLPESVNRNIKERSEYFLQLILDVHPWNSDLTVLVNKEQSLNREGVPEDLVSLDEYKDQLLLSRSGHRLRAATLPSLLAMVEKAEQEDIDLIISSSYRSFEYQEGLYNRYVERDGQEAADRYSARPGKSQHQLGTAIDFGSIDDSFALTAAGKWVKENAWLYGFSMSYPEGMESYTGYVWESWHFRYIGENASKLEKEFFDGIQERMLRFINNKSNLLEAALI
- a CDS encoding M48 family metallopeptidase; the protein is MENFTLQIESARSLMKDGQYRKAFDLIVNQDVQSLPDLLGKIECLVDIGFVLRDEKILRYSLYLLEKHGSEVLEVADLAPRYFLNLGHQYANMVTLSSFGDEHYGFFKRVEQVKARSFYEKVLSYDSVSDEIAFEAYKGLGQMYQSSGRGLEALSEYQKALKLKPASREILHEKIRLMLEYSIPSLPNREEFLQEAWALMEKSISYREEEDDQEDVILKTRLLNCGIQRHILETPGEYPIRSVITNSEEEHFFTKFCVTNSLYLNLCTFCRKCDFTMGDTMALSSSSLTIMQGQKKRFVRLRDIYEQLQRKYTSGRYILSDTLNSGRHKEYLHRVFTEDDSIKTKDQSSDFFQLASAFQTAWSLWDLAAEFISVYWDLEPSSDIHTLFYKGKEIREEWYSRTSPSLHSIFDLYSDCLVGKDKSLSVTQNILHGGSSDWNKLNTADLKQYCILLFRQMNRVIQYLGIMHERNEYSSADWDFPRPLYNFVIIKEDINSK